The following DNA comes from Camelina sativa cultivar DH55 unplaced genomic scaffold, Cs unpScaffold00805, whole genome shotgun sequence.
TCAGAACCTGGTGGATTAAAGAACATATTCGGGTTTGGTGGAGTGCCAATTGAAGGAAATCTTGGGCCTGATGGTCCAGGAGGAAGAGGCGAGAGAACAGGAGGAACAGGTAACATACTGCCATCAACTCCTCGGGCCCCAGGCCAGACAAGAGTCGGGGCAAATGAAGGCATGAAGATAGGGGTAACAGGACCGCCTGGAATTGGCGAGATACCAGGAGTAAGAGAATGAATAGGGCTGGGTGGTGGCATTCCAAGATTCGCAAATGGTGACGCCATGATAGGCATTGTAATGGCACCTTGTTGGTTCTCTCTGCCACCAGCAGGTCTTCCTTTCCCACCCCTTGAGGGTCTGTTCCCTCTCATGCCTTGTGGAGCCTGCGGACCTCTATTAGGGGTTTGCATAGAATGAGTTCGACCAGGGGTTGCACCTCTCTGGTTTCTTGCTTTAGCCCCTGAGTAATCAGAACTGGCTTCACCAGCTTCATCTCTCGAATCCTCCCCATAAGTTCCAAACCCAAAAGTCTCACTTCTCTGTCTACTACCTTCCTGGTTGTAAACCCACTCTTCATCATTATTAGTAGGCTTTTTAGGAGGCTGCTGACCGGATTCAGTCGTACGAGCAAAGTTGGGACCTGATTCTGCTCTGACATAATCAAGTGGCTTGGTTTGTATCTCAATTACATCATAATTCTCATTTGAAACGCCACCACTTGACAAAGCTTTAACTGCTTCACCCCTGTTTCCATCTTTCCTGCCACCCAAACGACCATGAGACCTCTCGCCTTCACTCCTTTCACGTCCTTGCCTTGGGAACTCCCGTTCCCTGCCACGATCATAAAGCAAGTCCCCATCTTTCTGATCTTTATCACTAATACTAGAATGTCTTCTCTTCCAAGTATCCTTTGAGCCTTCTTGATCCCTATCCCTATCAGACCAGCCATCATCCCTACCTCTGGATCTCTCATCTTTCCGACcatatttctctttttcgtAGTCTGCATCCGAATGTTCAGATTCTTGATGACGCTTCCCACTTCTGTCTGGTGTCTTAGACCTGTTAGATCGACCCACTTCTCTCACTGTCTCAGAACCATCCTTACCACTCGTTTTCTTGAGAGGACTACCCCTATCATCATCTTTCACACCTCG
Coding sequences within:
- the LOC104773951 gene encoding methyltransferase-like protein 1, whose amino-acid sequence is KRWDEAVVPVNDGDYKSSKLSDSRHDSSGGEKGSVSNEHGEGRSHSKSDRSLKASSREDKSKSRGVKDDDRGSPLKKTSGKDGSETVREVGRSNRSKTPDRSGKRHQESEHSDADYEKEKYGRKDERSRGRDDGWSDRDRDQEGSKDTWKRRHSSISDKDQKDGDLLYDRGREREFPRQGRERSEGERSHGRLGGRKDGNRGEAVKALSSGGVSNENYDVIEIQTKPLDYVRAESGPNFARTTESGQQPPKKPTNNDEEWVYNQEGSRQRSETFGFGTYGEDSRDEAGEASSDYSGAKARNQRGATPGRTHSMQTPNRGPQAPQGMRGNRPSRGGKGRPAGGRENQQGAITMPIMASPFANLGMPPPSPIHSLTPGISPIPGGPVTPIFMPSFAPTLVWPGARGVDGSMLPVPPVLSPLPPGPSGPRFPSIGTPPNPNMFFNPPGSDRGGPPNFSGPAFNVSGQMGRGMPSDKNSGGWVPPRGGGPPGKAPSRGEQNDYSQNFVDTGMRPQNFIRELELTNVEDYPKLRELIQKKDEIVSNSASAPMYFKGDLHEVELSPELFGTKFDVILVDPPWEEYVHRAPGVSDSMEYWTFEDIINLKIE